A region of Streptomyces sp. NBC_01264 DNA encodes the following proteins:
- a CDS encoding IS481 family transposase has product MSHRNARLTVFGRRLLVERVGSGRPVAHVAAEMGISRATAHKGVRRWRTEGDAGLADRSSRPRTTPHRTPAAVEARVCELRRSRKLGPARIGPILDLPASTVHRILVRHGLHRLAWLDRPTGEPVRRYERDRPGELVHVDIKKLGNIPDGGGWRAVGRTAGDRNRQATTDQRRSSTPVIGYSYIHSAVDDHSRLAYSEVLADERQDTAAGFWQRANTFFAAHGITVERVLTDNGACYKSRLFTQTLASAGITHKKIRPYRPQTNGKVERFNRTLLDEWAYLRPYTSNDERTAALADLLHTYNHHRCHTALAGKPPISRVNNAAGQYT; this is encoded by the coding sequence GTGTCCCACCGTAATGCCCGGCTGACCGTCTTCGGTAGGCGACTGCTGGTCGAACGTGTCGGCTCCGGCCGCCCTGTCGCGCATGTCGCGGCCGAGATGGGCATATCCAGGGCCACCGCTCACAAAGGGGTCCGACGCTGGCGCACGGAAGGCGACGCGGGACTGGCCGACCGTTCCAGCCGCCCGCGCACGACACCCCACCGGACACCCGCCGCGGTCGAAGCCCGGGTCTGTGAACTCCGGCGAAGCCGCAAGCTCGGCCCTGCCCGGATCGGGCCGATCCTCGACCTGCCCGCCTCAACCGTGCACCGGATCCTGGTCCGGCACGGCCTGCACCGCCTGGCCTGGCTGGACCGGCCCACCGGCGAGCCGGTCCGCCGCTACGAACGCGACCGGCCAGGCGAACTCGTTCACGTCGACATCAAGAAACTCGGCAACATCCCCGACGGCGGCGGATGGCGGGCCGTGGGCCGGACAGCCGGCGACCGCAACCGGCAAGCCACCACCGACCAGCGCAGAAGCAGCACGCCGGTGATCGGCTACTCCTACATCCACTCCGCCGTGGACGACCACTCCCGCCTCGCCTACAGCGAGGTCCTGGCCGACGAGCGGCAGGACACCGCCGCCGGGTTCTGGCAGCGGGCCAACACCTTCTTCGCCGCCCACGGCATCACCGTCGAACGCGTCCTGACGGACAACGGCGCCTGCTACAAGTCCAGGCTGTTCACCCAGACCCTGGCCTCAGCCGGCATCACCCACAAGAAGATCAGGCCCTACCGGCCCCAGACCAACGGCAAGGTCGAACGCTTCAACCGCACCCTCCTCGACGAATGGGCCTACCTGCGGCCCTACACCTCCAACGACGAGCGGACAGCAGCGCTGGCAGACCTCCTCCACACCTACAACCACCACCGCTGCCACACCGCGCTCGCAGGCAAGCCACCCATCAGCCGCGTGAACAACGCCGCGGGTCAATACACCTAG
- a CDS encoding PP2C family protein-serine/threonine phosphatase, whose amino-acid sequence MNPRRPARPDSADLLSMLGRLTAQAREGAELQQARVELAEALQRELLPSSLPVVPGLRIAARYAPARRGLEIGGDWYDGFRVAGGAIAFSIGDVQGHDVAATAFMGQVRVCLRAVAAVVLDPGEVLSQANDVLLSMDSELFATCSLLRFDPRTWELQTARAGHVPTVWATVDGRYGVTEDAGGPPLGTVAGARYPVTRRRLTEAGSIVLVTDGVVEGPSFPIEVGLERVARILGQAAGTDPDELAAEVMKVADFTGHADDAAVLVLSHDAAGPR is encoded by the coding sequence GTGAACCCGCGCCGGCCTGCCCGGCCCGACAGCGCGGATCTGCTGAGCATGCTGGGCCGGCTCACCGCCCAGGCTCGGGAGGGCGCCGAGCTGCAGCAGGCCCGGGTGGAGCTGGCCGAGGCCCTGCAGCGCGAGTTGCTGCCCTCTTCCCTGCCCGTGGTGCCGGGGCTGAGGATCGCGGCCCGGTACGCGCCCGCCCGGCGCGGTCTGGAGATCGGCGGTGACTGGTACGACGGTTTCCGGGTGGCGGGCGGGGCCATCGCCTTCTCCATCGGCGACGTACAGGGGCACGATGTGGCGGCCACCGCCTTCATGGGGCAGGTCCGGGTGTGTCTGCGCGCCGTGGCCGCCGTCGTCCTCGATCCCGGCGAGGTGCTGAGCCAGGCCAACGACGTGCTGCTCTCGATGGACAGCGAGCTGTTCGCGACCTGTAGTCTGCTCCGCTTCGATCCGCGTACGTGGGAGCTCCAGACGGCCCGGGCCGGCCACGTCCCCACCGTCTGGGCCACCGTCGACGGCCGGTACGGCGTCACCGAGGACGCCGGCGGCCCTCCGCTGGGCACGGTCGCCGGTGCCCGGTACCCGGTGACCCGCCGGAGGCTGACGGAGGCGGGTTCCATCGTCCTGGTCACCGACGGGGTGGTCGAGGGGCCGTCGTTCCCGATCGAGGTGGGGCTGGAGCGCGTGGCCCGGATCCTCGGGCAGGCGGCGGGGACCGATCCCGACGAGCTGGCCGCCGAGGTGATGAAGGTGGCCGATTTCACCGGCCACGCCGACGACGCCGCGGTGCTCGTCCTCAGCCACGACGCGGCCGGGCCCCGCTGA
- a CDS encoding GNAT family N-acetyltransferase, translating to MSAKSPSPITLTGRHVRLEPLTRSHLPDLYEAGGRDEEVWRWQGGPAPRTREELGARLDAVLEGDYLPFAVVHLESGKAIGWTTYLDISPDHERLEIGWTWYGRAYWRSAVNTEAKLLLLTHAFEDLGMGRVQLKTDHLNTRSQAAITRLGAHREGVLRRHRRRPDGTWRDTVYFSLLAEEWPEAKARLAARL from the coding sequence ATGTCTGCCAAGTCGCCGTCCCCCATCACGCTCACGGGCCGCCACGTCCGCCTGGAGCCGCTGACCCGGAGCCACCTCCCCGACCTGTACGAGGCCGGCGGCCGCGACGAGGAGGTCTGGCGCTGGCAGGGCGGCCCCGCGCCGCGGACGCGGGAGGAGCTGGGCGCCAGGCTCGACGCCGTGCTCGAGGGCGACTACCTGCCCTTCGCCGTCGTCCACCTCGAGAGCGGCAAGGCCATCGGCTGGACCACGTACCTCGACATCAGCCCGGACCACGAACGCCTGGAGATCGGCTGGACCTGGTACGGACGCGCGTACTGGCGCAGCGCCGTCAACACCGAGGCCAAGCTGCTCCTGCTCACCCACGCCTTCGAAGACCTCGGCATGGGCCGGGTCCAGCTCAAGACGGACCACCTCAACACCCGCTCCCAGGCCGCGATCACCCGCCTCGGAGCGCACCGCGAAGGCGTCCTGCGCCGCCACCGCCGCCGACCGGACGGCACCTGGCGCGACACCGTGTACTTCTCCCTGCTGGCCGAGGAATGGCCGGAGGCCAAGGCCCGGCTCGCCGCCCGCCTCTAG
- a CDS encoding SpoIIE family protein phosphatase, which yields MDTYQETSEVPDQPVAAVGYAGVLSELLPIALWREDADGLVIEWSLAAQDLLGHRPEDILGRPGSDVLVPDANHELADQLTRRVQAGETVVGTLPVRHRDGHQVAMEMWILPSPDPQGRTGSMLIAVETSEVLRMRDSLAALQSLFTQSPIGLGTLGPDLRFLRVNDALARMNGVSAAEHVGKRLTEVVPGVNAAALERLMRKVLECGSAVVDVRRTGRTPADPDHDRTWSCSYAPLVDGSGRRLGLIASLIDITDGQRAQAEAERARSRFALLAEAGTRIGTTLDLKQTAQELVEVLVPQLADSADVQLLEAVLDPDEAGASTRGLLRRLAALFPDPAAPTAKLVAGQTFQIPAHTAYEQVITEGQAMNLFTADIPALIKDPRAAALRAYLATLGCARMVPLVARGQVLGVVVVTRVRGRDVFDHEDCVLIDEVAARAALNIDNARMYTTQRAAALTLQRSLTNNALPEVAGLELTGRYLPASDHDVGGDWFDVIELPDGRTGLVIGDVMGHGIHAAAVMGQLRTAVRTLARQQVTPEQMLRSLDAVVADLGEDEMATCVYAVHDPLTGACVIARAGHPPPAVVTAAGAVTFLEGPPGTPLGTGGREFRTEEVRLAPGSLLVLYTDGLIESRDRDLDEGMAGLAGALRGAGEPLEVLCDTILERLLPEAPQDDVAVLLARMR from the coding sequence TTGGACACGTACCAGGAGACGAGCGAGGTACCGGACCAGCCGGTGGCTGCTGTCGGGTACGCGGGCGTGCTGAGCGAGCTGCTGCCGATCGCCCTGTGGCGGGAGGACGCCGACGGGCTCGTCATCGAGTGGTCGCTGGCCGCCCAGGACCTGCTCGGCCACCGCCCCGAGGACATCCTCGGCCGCCCGGGCTCCGATGTGCTCGTCCCCGACGCCAACCACGAGCTCGCCGACCAGCTGACCCGCCGGGTCCAGGCCGGGGAGACGGTCGTCGGCACGCTGCCCGTGCGCCACCGCGACGGACACCAGGTCGCCATGGAGATGTGGATCCTGCCCTCCCCGGATCCGCAGGGGCGCACCGGTTCCATGCTCATCGCCGTGGAGACCTCCGAGGTCCTGCGGATGCGCGATTCGCTCGCCGCCCTGCAGAGCCTGTTCACCCAGTCGCCGATCGGCCTCGGCACCCTCGGCCCGGACCTGCGCTTCCTGCGCGTCAACGACGCCCTGGCCCGGATGAACGGGGTGTCCGCCGCCGAGCACGTGGGCAAACGGCTCACCGAGGTCGTGCCCGGGGTCAACGCCGCCGCACTCGAACGGCTCATGCGCAAGGTGCTGGAATGCGGCTCCGCCGTCGTGGACGTCCGCCGCACCGGCCGCACCCCCGCCGACCCCGACCACGACCGGACCTGGTCCTGCTCCTACGCCCCACTGGTGGACGGCTCCGGGCGGCGGCTCGGCCTGATCGCCTCCCTCATCGACATCACCGACGGGCAGCGCGCCCAGGCGGAGGCGGAGCGGGCGCGCAGCAGGTTCGCCCTGCTCGCCGAGGCCGGTACCCGCATCGGCACCACGCTGGACCTGAAGCAGACGGCCCAGGAGCTCGTGGAGGTGCTGGTACCGCAGCTCGCGGACTCGGCCGACGTACAGCTCCTGGAAGCCGTACTGGATCCGGACGAGGCCGGCGCGTCCACCCGGGGCCTGCTGCGCCGGCTGGCCGCCCTCTTCCCGGACCCGGCCGCACCCACCGCCAAACTCGTCGCCGGGCAGACCTTCCAGATCCCGGCCCACACCGCCTACGAGCAGGTCATCACCGAGGGCCAGGCCATGAACCTCTTCACGGCCGACATCCCGGCCCTGATCAAGGATCCGCGCGCGGCCGCGCTGCGCGCCTACCTGGCCACCCTCGGCTGCGCCCGGATGGTTCCGCTGGTGGCCCGCGGCCAGGTGCTCGGGGTGGTGGTGGTGACCCGGGTGCGCGGGCGCGACGTCTTCGACCACGAGGACTGCGTGCTCATCGACGAGGTGGCCGCCCGCGCGGCCCTGAACATCGACAACGCCCGGATGTACACCACCCAGCGCGCGGCGGCCCTGACGCTGCAGCGGAGCCTGACCAACAACGCGCTGCCCGAGGTCGCCGGCCTGGAGCTGACCGGCCGCTACCTGCCGGCCAGCGACCACGACGTCGGCGGCGACTGGTTCGACGTGATCGAGCTGCCGGACGGCCGGACCGGCCTGGTGATCGGCGACGTGATGGGCCACGGCATCCACGCGGCCGCGGTCATGGGCCAGCTGCGGACCGCCGTACGGACCCTGGCGCGGCAGCAGGTGACCCCGGAGCAGATGCTCCGCTCGCTGGACGCGGTGGTGGCCGACCTCGGCGAGGACGAGATGGCCACGTGCGTCTACGCCGTCCACGACCCGCTGACGGGGGCGTGCGTCATCGCCCGCGCCGGCCACCCGCCGCCGGCCGTGGTCACGGCGGCCGGGGCGGTGACCTTCCTGGAGGGCCCGCCGGGAACCCCGCTCGGCACGGGCGGACGGGAGTTCCGCACGGAGGAGGTCCGGCTCGCCCCGGGCAGCCTGCTCGTGCTCTACACGGACGGCCTGATCGAGTCCCGGGATCGGGACCTGGACGAGGGGATGGCGGGACTGGCGGGCGCCCTGAGGGGGGCGGGGGAGCCGCTTGAGGTCCTGTGCGACACGATCCTGGAGCGCCTCCTCCCGGAGGCCCCGCAGGACGATGTGGCGGTGCTGCTGGCCCGGATGCGATGA
- a CDS encoding maleate cis-trans isomerase family protein, whose protein sequence is MWQPDGWDVRVRLGVLTPHADVGPESELRAMAPADVGLHTARVPFRAMGRGGAMDATIPLAPVRAFAEPPHLDDAAELLAAAPVSVIAYAFTSSAYVIGPRGEGYMLDRLRERTHGLPVVATCAATAEALRALDVGRLALVDPPWFDETLSDLGRGYYEDAGFEVPYAAPCGLPSGQTLIGPRALHDWVSAQVPDTAEAVVIGGNGFRAVGAIAALEATLGRPVLTANQTLLWAALRAAATPTTPITDYGRLFRTA, encoded by the coding sequence ATGTGGCAGCCCGACGGGTGGGACGTGCGCGTCCGCCTCGGCGTCCTCACCCCGCACGCCGATGTCGGCCCCGAGTCGGAGCTGCGCGCCATGGCTCCGGCCGACGTGGGCCTGCACACCGCCCGGGTGCCGTTCCGTGCGATGGGGCGCGGCGGCGCGATGGACGCCACCATTCCGCTCGCCCCCGTACGGGCCTTCGCCGAGCCCCCGCACCTGGACGACGCCGCCGAGCTGCTGGCGGCCGCCCCGGTGTCGGTGATCGCCTACGCCTTCACCAGCTCCGCCTACGTCATCGGCCCGCGCGGGGAGGGGTACATGCTGGACCGGCTGCGCGAGCGCACCCACGGGCTGCCCGTGGTCGCCACCTGCGCCGCCACCGCCGAGGCGCTCCGGGCGCTGGACGTGGGCCGGCTCGCCCTCGTGGACCCGCCGTGGTTCGACGAGACCCTGAGCGACCTGGGCCGGGGCTACTACGAGGACGCCGGGTTCGAGGTCCCGTACGCCGCGCCCTGCGGCCTGCCCAGCGGGCAGACCCTCATCGGGCCGCGCGCCCTGCACGACTGGGTGTCCGCGCAGGTCCCCGACACGGCGGAGGCGGTGGTCATCGGCGGCAACGGGTTCCGCGCCGTCGGGGCGATCGCGGCCCTGGAGGCCACCCTGGGACGCCCGGTCCTGACCGCGAACCAGACCCTCCTCTGGGCGGCCCTGCGCGCGGCGGCCACCCCGACCACCCCGATCACGGACTACGGCCGGCTGTTCCGGACGGCCTGA
- the recQ gene encoding DNA helicase RecQ has product MTPSEVAVEIPDAQQVLHRVFGYDSFRGEQQQIIEHVAGGGDALVLMPTGGGKSLCYQIPALVRAGTGVVISPLIALMQDQVDALNALGVRAGFLNSTQLSDDRRAVEQAFLAGELDLLYLAPERLRTEGTQRLLDRGTVSLFAIDEAHCVAQWGHDFRPDYLALSMLHERWPKVPRIALTATATESTHAEIAARLGLEEARHFVAGFDRPNIQYRIVAKNNPVKQLLELIRTEHPGDAGVVYCLSRASVEKTAAALVEQGIDAVPYHAGMDSRARAANQSKFLREDGVVVVATIAFGMGIDKPDVRFVAHLDLPKSVEGYYQETGRAGRDGEPATAWLAYGLQDVVQQRKMIEGSEGDEAHRRALAGHLEAMLALCETVGCRRVRLLAYFGQTGAPDCGNCDTCLTPAESWDGTVAAQKLLSTVWRLAKERRQKFGAGQIIDILQGKKTAKVIQFDHDGLKVFGIGADLGTNEWRGVVRQLLALGLLAVEGDYGTLVLTEASGEVLGGRRSVPMRKETAPAPGSSRRESGGSRSGKGGRVPVDLPAAAVPVFESLRAWRAETAREQGVAAYVVFHDATLREIATQLPATVAELGTINGVGEAKLAKYAEGILKTLGGARPEPGAGGPAAETASAPAPVPPPAPAATARAVPPAAATPVVVPAPAAAPPAQAQPDPRAGESLFGPEDEDIDPPWDDWE; this is encoded by the coding sequence ATGACCCCTTCGGAAGTAGCCGTCGAGATCCCCGACGCCCAGCAGGTGCTCCACCGCGTCTTCGGGTACGACTCGTTCCGCGGCGAGCAGCAGCAGATCATCGAGCACGTCGCCGGCGGTGGCGACGCGCTGGTGCTGATGCCCACCGGCGGCGGCAAATCGCTCTGCTACCAGATCCCGGCGCTGGTCAGAGCGGGCACCGGAGTGGTGATCTCCCCGCTGATCGCCCTGATGCAGGACCAGGTGGACGCCCTCAACGCGCTCGGGGTGCGGGCCGGGTTCCTCAATTCGACGCAGCTGTCCGACGACCGGCGCGCGGTCGAGCAGGCCTTCCTCGCCGGCGAGCTCGACCTGCTCTACCTGGCGCCCGAGCGGCTGCGCACCGAAGGGACGCAGCGGCTCCTCGACCGGGGCACGGTCTCGCTCTTCGCCATCGACGAGGCGCACTGCGTCGCCCAGTGGGGCCACGACTTCCGGCCCGACTACCTCGCGCTGTCGATGCTGCACGAGCGCTGGCCGAAGGTGCCCCGGATCGCGCTGACCGCGACGGCCACCGAGTCCACGCACGCCGAGATCGCGGCGCGCCTGGGCCTGGAGGAGGCCCGCCACTTCGTGGCCGGCTTCGACCGGCCGAACATCCAGTACCGGATCGTGGCGAAGAACAACCCGGTCAAGCAGCTGCTGGAGCTGATCCGCACCGAGCACCCCGGGGACGCCGGGGTCGTGTACTGCCTGTCGCGGGCGTCGGTGGAGAAGACGGCGGCCGCCCTGGTCGAGCAGGGCATCGATGCCGTGCCCTACCACGCGGGCATGGACTCCCGGGCGCGCGCGGCGAACCAGTCGAAGTTCCTGCGGGAGGACGGGGTCGTGGTGGTGGCCACGATCGCGTTCGGCATGGGCATCGACAAGCCGGACGTGCGCTTCGTGGCCCACCTGGACCTGCCCAAGTCGGTCGAGGGCTACTACCAGGAGACCGGCCGCGCCGGCCGCGACGGTGAGCCGGCGACCGCCTGGCTGGCGTACGGGCTCCAGGACGTGGTGCAGCAGCGCAAGATGATCGAGGGCTCCGAGGGCGACGAGGCGCACCGCCGTGCGCTGGCCGGACACCTGGAGGCGATGCTCGCGCTGTGCGAGACGGTCGGCTGCCGCCGGGTGCGGCTGCTGGCGTACTTCGGGCAGACCGGCGCGCCGGACTGCGGGAACTGTGACACCTGCCTGACGCCGGCCGAGTCCTGGGACGGGACGGTCGCGGCGCAGAAGCTGCTGTCCACGGTGTGGCGGCTGGCCAAGGAGCGCCGGCAGAAGTTCGGCGCCGGCCAGATCATCGACATCCTCCAGGGCAAGAAGACGGCCAAGGTCATCCAGTTCGACCACGACGGGCTCAAGGTGTTCGGCATCGGGGCCGACCTGGGCACGAACGAATGGCGCGGGGTCGTCCGGCAGCTGCTGGCGCTCGGACTGCTGGCGGTGGAGGGCGACTACGGCACGCTGGTGCTGACCGAGGCCAGCGGCGAGGTGCTGGGCGGCCGCCGGAGCGTGCCGATGCGCAAGGAGACGGCGCCGGCGCCCGGCTCCTCCCGCAGGGAGTCCGGCGGATCGCGCTCCGGGAAGGGCGGCCGGGTACCGGTCGACCTGCCGGCGGCCGCCGTGCCGGTGTTCGAGTCCCTGCGCGCATGGCGCGCCGAGACCGCGCGGGAGCAGGGCGTGGCGGCGTACGTCGTGTTCCACGACGCGACGCTGCGGGAGATCGCGACGCAGCTGCCCGCGACGGTAGCGGAGCTGGGCACGATCAACGGAGTCGGCGAGGCGAAGCTCGCCAAGTACGCCGAGGGCATCCTGAAGACCCTGGGCGGCGCTCGGCCCGAGCCGGGAGCGGGTGGCCCGGCGGCGGAGACCGCGAGCGCCCCGGCGCCGGTCCCGCCGCCCGCCCCGGCCGCCACCGCCCGGGCCGTCCCGCCCGCCGCGGCCACCCCGGTGGTCGTGCCCGCCCCGGCCGCAGCCCCGCCCGCCCAGGCGCAGCCGGACCCGCGTGCGGGGGAGTCGCTCTTCGGCCCGGAGGACGAGGACATCGACCCGCCCTGGGACGACTGGGAGTAG